In Populus nigra chromosome 1, ddPopNigr1.1, whole genome shotgun sequence, one genomic interval encodes:
- the LOC133695751 gene encoding protein HOTHEAD-like: MASSVANQLFLFFFLWLYTLSSSQAGHHYSEFRYPFIRKASSFPSSSSSFSSSGGGDHAYDYIVVGGGTAGCPLAATLSQRFTVLLLERGGVPFANANVSFSKNFHITLADTSSTSASQYFISTDGVLNARARVLGGGTCINAGFYTRASTRFIHKVGWDAKLVNKSYPWVEKQIVHRPKVAPWQVVVRDSLLDLGVAPFNGFTYDHIYGTKFGGTIFDQFGRRQTAAELLASADPRKLTVLVHATVQKVLFDISGKRPKAVGVLFKDENGNQHQAFLSNSQRSEIILSCGAIGTPQMLLLSGIGPKDELEEKKISVVLHNKFVGKGMADNPMNTIFVPFKRPVQQSLIQTVGITKMGVYIEASSGFGQSKDSIQCHHGIMSAEIGQLSTLPPKQRTPEAIQAYIKRKKDIPHEAFKGGFILEKIANPISTGQLRLISTNVEDNPSVTFNYFKHPRDLQRCVDGIRMATKMVQSEHFRNFTQCDKQTTDKILNMSVSANVNLVPKHTNDTKSLEQFCKDTVITIWHYHGGCHVGKVVNRDYKVLGVNRLRIVDGSVFDESPGTNPQATVMMMGRYMGLKILRDRLRKGAGV; this comes from the exons ATGGCTTCTTCTGTTGCCAACCagctctttctcttcttctttctatgGCTTTATACTCTCTCTTCATCTCAAG CTGGGCACCATTACTCTGAATTTAGGTATCCGTTCATCAGGAAAGCAAGCTCAttcccatcatcatcatcatccttctCATCAAGTGGCGGGGGAGACCATGCATATGACTATATAGTTGTTGGAGGTGGCACAGCTGGGTGTCCTTTAGCTGCCACACTCTCTCAGAGGTTTACTGTCTTATTACTTGAAAGAGGTGGAGTGCCTTTTGCCAATGCAAATGTCTCCTTCTCAAAGAACTTCCACATAACCCTCGCTGATACTTCATCAACTTCTGCTTCCCAATACTTTATTTCTACTGATGGAGTCCTCAATGCTAGGGCTAGAGTTTTGGGTGGTGGTACTTGCATAAATGCTGGGTTCTACACCAGGGCGAGCACAAG GTTTATACACAAAGTAGGCTGGGATGCAAAGTTGGTGAATAAGTCATACCCATGGGTTGAGAAGCAAATCGTTCACAGGCCTAAAGTTGCACCATGGCAGGTTGTTGTAAGGGACAGTCTTTTGGATCTTGGAGTGGCGCCTTTCAATGGATTCACATATGATCACATTTATGGAACCAAGTTTGGTGGTACCATTTTTGACCAATTCGGCCGCCGGCAAACGGCTGCTGAACTACTTGCTTCTGCAGACCCTCGGAAGCTTACTGTGTTGGTGCATGCCACCGTCCAAAAGGTTCTATTTGATATTTCAG GAAAGCGACCAAAAGCAGTAGGAGTCCTGTTCAAAGATGAAAATGGAAACCAGCATCAAGCATTTCTATCAAACAGCCAGAGGAGTGAAATAATATTGTCATGTGGAGCCATTGGCACCCCTCAGATGCTATTACTCAGTGGTATTGGGCCAAAAGATGAACTCGAGGAGAAGAAAATTTCAGTAGTACTCCACAACAAGTTTGTCGGGAAAGGCATGGCTGATAATCCCATGAACACAATTTTTGTTCCCTTTAAAAGACCAGTACAGCAGTCCCTGATACAAACTGTAGGGATTACCAAGATGGGCGTGTACATTGAAGCTAGCAGTGGATTTGGGCAATCCAAGGATAGCATTCAGTGTCACCATGGAATAATGTCTGCAGAG ATAGGGCAGTTATCAACCTTACCTCCAAAGCAAAGAACACCAGAGGCCATCCAAGCTtacattaaaagaaagaaggacATACCACATGAGGCATTCAAAGGAGGCTTCATTCTTGAAAAGATAGCCAACCCCATTTCCACCGGCCAGCTCAGATTGATCAGCACAAATGTTGAAGACAACCCTTCTGTTACCTTCAACTATTTTAAACATCCACGTGATCTACAGCGCTGTGTTGATGGTATTCGCATGGCTACAAAGATGGTGCAATCAGAACACTTCAGAAATTTCACTCAATGTGACAAGCAGACCACAGACAAGATTCTTAACATGAGTGTCAGTGCTAATGTTAACCTAGTACCTAAGCATACCAATGACACCAAGTCCCTAGAGCAGTTCTGCAAAGACACCGTAATCACAATTTGGCATTATCATGGTGGGTGTCATGTTGGCAAGGTGGTGAACCGTGATTACAAAGTTCTTGGTGTGAACAGGCTTCGCATTGTGGATGGCTCGGTATTTGATGAATCTCCTGGGACTAATCCTCAAGCCACAGTCATGATGATGGGCAG GTACATGGGACTGAAAATTTTGAGAGACAGATTACGAAAAGGAGCTGGTGTTTAA
- the LOC133700489 gene encoding NDR1/HIN1-like protein 13 yields MTDRVHPSTKPATNGTTATNPSFPATKAQLYGATRPVYRPQPNRKRSRGCFCSCVLWTAVVIFTLIVLAAIAGAIIYVLYRPHRPTFVVSGLKISSLNLTSTSHLTTNIDLNITTRNPNKKLVYTYNPITISVTTEKDDILVGSGLLPSFVHGTKNTTFLRAAITSTGLQLDDKSGSKLTSDLKSKDGVALKVELETKVKVKMGGLKTPKARIRVSCQGIKATVPSGKQATKASVSNAKCKVDLRIKIWKWTF; encoded by the coding sequence ATGACAGACAGGGTCCACCCTTCTACTAAACCAGCTACAAATGGCACAACAGCCACCAACCCTTCCTTTCCAGCCACCAAAGCCCAACTCTACGGTGCCACCCGCCCCGTCTACCGCCCCCAACCCAACAGAAAACGCAGCCGCGGTTGCTTCTGTTCCTGTGTTTTATGGACCGCAGTGGTCATCTTCACTCTCATTGTCCTTGCGGCCATAGCCGGAGCCATTATCTACGTCCTCTACCGACCCCACCGACCCACCTTTGTCGTCTCCGGCCTCAAAATCTCCTCTCTCAACCTTACCTCAACGTCCCATCTCACTACCAACATCGACCTCAACATCACcactagaaaccctaataaAAAACTCGTCTATACATACAATCCCATCACTATTTCTGTGACTACAGAGAAAGATGATATCCTTGTAGGCAGTGGTCTGTTGCCCTCATTTGTGCATGGCACCAAGAACACAACCTTTTTGAGAGCTGCCATCACAAGCACTGGCTTACAACTGGATGACAAATCTGGTAGCAAGTTAACGAGTGATTTGAAGAGCAAGGATGGTGTGGCTTTGAAGGTAGAGTTGGAGACTAAAGTAAAAGTCAAGATGGGAGGCTTAAAGACTCCAAAAGCTAGAATTAGGGTCAGTTGTCAAGGGATTAAAGCCACTGTTCCATCTGGGAAACAAGCAACAAAAGCATCTGTCTCAAATGCAAAGTGCAAGGTTGATTTGAGGATCAAGATCTGGAAGTGGACTTTCTAA